In the genome of Sphingomonas naphthae, one region contains:
- the malQ gene encoding 4-alpha-glucanotransferase has protein sequence MSDVAVVALAEAAGILIDWEDAGGVQRRVSIDSLRAVLSGLGLACGSAAQCGESMAWLREATVDRCRVIDAGSRLTGLSGRATLHLEDGSTQSLDPGTAIETIGYHRIEQGGELLPLIVAPAHGTILAPGERRWGLAVQLYSLRGDGAFGDFHALADFATEAARAGADAVMLSPVHALFTTDPGRCSPYSPSTRDYLNPWYAAAGSTGPQSDGLIDWPEAVHAKLAAFRADYTSGRDHPAFAAYVNTADEGLQRHALFETLHAHFFAERKARGWQDWPEPYHDPASPAVSAFAQTYADEIRFHLFLQWRAEQGLAEAARAASAMRIGLVTDIAVGLDAGGSHAWARGDELMMGIGIGAPPDAFQAAGQNWGITSFSPLALRAMAYRPFIDLLRSTMRGAGGIRIDHALGLRRLWVVPNGASPLDGAYLRQPEDELLRLVALESARAGAIVIGEDLGVVPPGLRERLAARGLLGMRVLPFERERNGAVRAPADWDAAAVAMTSTHDLPPVAGWWRGVDIDWRETLGAAGDRDAERAERATYREDFWTAAVAAGVATGAEPAADDPVPAVDAAAPLVAATASTLAILPAEDVLGLEQAPNLPGTIDEHPNWRRRLPAPAADLFARPDVAARIARIRQQRPA, from the coding sequence ATGAGCGACGTGGCCGTCGTTGCGCTGGCGGAAGCGGCCGGCATCCTGATCGATTGGGAGGATGCCGGCGGCGTTCAGCGCCGCGTCTCGATCGACAGCCTGCGGGCGGTGCTGTCGGGTCTAGGCCTCGCCTGCGGCAGCGCCGCTCAGTGCGGCGAGAGCATGGCCTGGCTGCGCGAGGCGACGGTCGATCGCTGTCGCGTGATCGACGCCGGGTCGCGGCTGACGGGCCTTTCCGGGCGGGCGACGCTGCATCTGGAGGATGGATCGACGCAATCGCTCGATCCCGGCACCGCGATCGAGACGATCGGCTATCACCGGATCGAGCAGGGCGGGGAGCTGCTGCCCCTGATCGTGGCGCCTGCCCACGGCACGATCCTCGCGCCCGGCGAACGGCGCTGGGGGCTGGCGGTGCAGCTCTATTCGCTGCGCGGCGACGGCGCGTTCGGCGACTTCCACGCGCTGGCCGATTTCGCCACCGAAGCCGCCCGCGCCGGCGCCGACGCGGTGATGCTGAGCCCGGTCCACGCGCTGTTCACGACCGATCCGGGGCGGTGCAGCCCGTACTCCCCTTCGACGCGGGACTATCTTAACCCGTGGTATGCCGCAGCCGGATCGACCGGGCCGCAATCGGATGGCCTGATCGACTGGCCTGAAGCCGTCCACGCCAAGCTCGCCGCTTTCCGCGCCGATTACACCTCCGGCCGCGATCATCCCGCCTTCGCCGCTTACGTGAACACCGCCGACGAGGGGCTGCAACGCCACGCCCTCTTCGAAACCCTCCACGCGCATTTCTTCGCCGAGCGCAAGGCGCGGGGCTGGCAGGATTGGCCGGAGCCCTATCACGATCCCGCCTCCCCGGCGGTATCCGCCTTCGCGCAAACCTACGCCGACGAGATCCGCTTCCACCTCTTCCTCCAATGGCGCGCCGAACAAGGTCTCGCCGAAGCCGCGCGCGCCGCAAGCGCTATGCGGATCGGCCTCGTCACCGATATCGCCGTGGGGCTGGACGCGGGCGGCAGCCACGCCTGGGCGCGCGGCGACGAGCTGATGATGGGCATCGGCATCGGCGCGCCGCCCGATGCCTTCCAGGCTGCGGGGCAGAATTGGGGCATCACCAGTTTCTCGCCGCTCGCGCTGCGGGCGATGGCCTATCGCCCGTTCATCGATCTGCTGCGCAGCACGATGCGCGGCGCGGGCGGCATTCGCATCGATCATGCGCTCGGCCTGCGGCGGCTGTGGGTGGTGCCGAATGGCGCCTCGCCGCTCGACGGCGCCTATCTGCGCCAGCCCGAGGACGAATTGCTGCGGCTGGTGGCGCTCGAATCCGCCCGCGCCGGGGCGATCGTGATCGGCGAGGATCTGGGCGTGGTGCCGCCGGGCCTGCGCGAGCGCCTTGCCGCGCGCGGGCTGCTCGGCATGCGCGTGCTGCCGTTCGAGCGCGAGCGTAACGGCGCCGTCCGCGCGCCCGCCGATTGGGACGCGGCCGCCGTCGCGATGACGAGTACCCACGATCTGCCGCCCGTCGCCGGGTGGTGGCGCGGGGTGGACATCGATTGGCGCGAGACGCTCGGCGCGGCCGGTGATCGCGATGCCGAGCGGGCCGAACGCGCGACCTACCGCGAGGATTTCTGGACGGCCGCCGTGGCAGCCGGCGTCGCCACCGGCGCCGAGCCCGCCGCCGACGATCCCGTGCCCGCGGTCGATGCGGCGGCGCCGCTGGTGGCGGCGACCGCCTCCACCCTCGCCATCCTGCCCGCCGAGGATGTCCTCGGGCTGGAGCAGGCGCCCAACCTGCCCGGCACGATCGACGAGCATCCCAATTGGCGCCGCCGCCTGCCAGCCCCAGCCGCCGACCTCTTCGCCCGCCCCGACGTGGCGGCCCGCATCGCCCGCATCCGCCAGCAGAGGCCCGCATGA